ATAAGTATCAAACGACAGCGGAAATATCTATAAAATGGAATGAAAGTATTAATCGACGATGTCGTTTTTCACACAGCGAAAAAATATATCAAACTACGTTGTAAAATTTCACACAGCGATAAAAGAGTATTATCCTACGTTGAAGTTTTTCGTACAGTGAAATAAAAGTATCATCCTACGATGAAGGTTTTCGCACAGTGAAATGAAAGTATCATCCTACGTTGAATTTTTTCATATAATGAAACAAGAGCATCGGCCAACGGTGTGGCTTTCCCTACGGTCTAATTGGGAGGAGGAACCTTCGGCGAAGCGTTTCGCCAGAGGAAATAGCGTACGGTGTTACGGTAGCGTTTGGGGGCGATGGGAAAAAGGATGTGCTGCGGTGCTGCACTTCTCTGGTTAGCGGCAGCGCGACAAGCCGCGCTGCCGCTGGAAACAACCCTTGCCAGTGGCTGCTTAAATAATGCAAAAAGCAGCCGTTAGGCTTCTTTAAAGGCTGTAGTTTTTCCTCGTTCTGCTAGAAATAGTACTTTTGTGGGTCTATGCAAAAATAGGAGGATAATGATGACAGGTATTAGCATGGTTGACCTTAAGGGGCAGTATAATCGTATAAAAGACGAAATTGATGGTAGGATGCAGGAGGTGGTCAGTACCGCTGCGTTTGTAAAGGGGCCGCAGGTGAAGCTGTTCGAGGATCGTCTTTCGCGCTATTTAGGGGCTAACCATGTTATTGGATGCGGTAATGGGACTGATGCGCTTCAGATTGCGCTCATGGCGCTTGGCCTAAAGCCCGGCGACGAGGTCATTACTGCTGACTTTACCTTTATCGCTACCGTTGAGGTGGTTGCTCTTCTTGGCCTAAAGCCTGTTCTAGTAGATGTCGATCCTGATACCTACACCATCGACATCGAAAGGCTCGAGAAGGCCATCACGCGCCGTACAAAGGCCATTATACCGGTTCATCTTTTCGGGCAGTGCGCCGATATGGAGCCAATCCTGCTGCTTGCGCAAAAGCATAACATTTATGTGATTGAAGATTCAGCCCAGGCAACTGGTGCAACCTATACTTTTGCCGATGGTACGGTAAAGCATGCCGGAACTATGGGGCATATCGGAACGACTTCGTTCTTCCCTTCTAAGAACCTAGGCTGCTACGGCGATGGTGGCGCGCTGTTCACCAACGACGATGCCATTGCCGAAAAGATACGGATGGTGGCCAACCACGGGATGCGCATCCGCTACCACCACGAGATGATTGGCGTTAACTCACGCTTGGATACCATACAGGCT
This window of the uncultured Acetobacteroides sp. genome carries:
- a CDS encoding DegT/DnrJ/EryC1/StrS family aminotransferase, with the protein product MMTGISMVDLKGQYNRIKDEIDGRMQEVVSTAAFVKGPQVKLFEDRLSRYLGANHVIGCGNGTDALQIALMALGLKPGDEVITADFTFIATVEVVALLGLKPVLVDVDPDTYTIDIERLEKAITRRTKAIIPVHLFGQCADMEPILLLAQKHNIYVIEDSAQATGATYTFADGTVKHAGTMGHIGTTSFFPSKNLGCYGDGGALFTNDDAIAEKIRMVANHGMRIRYHHEMIGVNSRLDTIQAAVLDVKLKYLDEYNKARRTAADYYDSAFEGVPGLIAPFRAENSSHIFHQYTVVLDEDVDRAALMKHLQEKGIPSMIYYPIPLHRQEALGEAKGKDTDFPITEMLCKRVMSLPMHTELTEEQLGYISNSVIEFLANR